A genomic segment from Lutibacter sp. A80 encodes:
- a CDS encoding argininosuccinate synthase: protein MEKVVVAYSGGLDTSYCVKYLQNELNLEVHSVLVNTGGFSSEELKVVEAKAYDMGVKSHTNHNILDIYYEKAIKYMVYGNVLKNNTYPLSVSAERVFQAIEVVEYAKKLNAKYIAHGSTGAGNDQVRFDMIFQTLAPEIEIITPIRDLKLSRKEEIDYLKKHGVDYPWSQAKYSINKGIWGTSVGGVETLTSHQALPEEAYPSQLEKTEPSDLKLHFEKGQLVGVNDEMDTPVNNILKVEELASKYAIGRDIHVGDTIVGIKGRVGFEAAAATVIIKAHHLLEKHVLSKAQQNLKEGLGSTYGTLLHDGQYFEPVMRDIEAYLTSSQRVVTGEVFVTLKPYHFSLNGIDSKHDLMKSKFGEYGETNKAWDAEDAKGFIKILGTANKIYHSVNSEL, encoded by the coding sequence ATGGAAAAAGTTGTAGTAGCATATAGCGGAGGTTTAGACACATCTTATTGTGTAAAGTATTTACAAAACGAACTAAATTTAGAAGTTCACAGTGTATTAGTAAACACGGGAGGTTTTTCTTCGGAAGAATTAAAAGTTGTTGAAGCAAAAGCCTATGATATGGGGGTTAAATCGCATACCAATCATAATATTTTAGATATTTATTATGAGAAAGCCATTAAATATATGGTGTATGGTAATGTGTTAAAAAATAATACGTATCCATTATCTGTAAGTGCAGAGCGTGTTTTTCAAGCAATTGAAGTTGTTGAATATGCTAAAAAACTAAACGCTAAATATATAGCTCATGGAAGTACAGGAGCAGGAAACGATCAAGTTCGTTTTGATATGATTTTTCAAACATTAGCTCCAGAAATTGAAATTATTACACCAATTAGAGATTTAAAATTATCTAGAAAAGAAGAAATTGATTATTTAAAAAAACACGGTGTAGATTATCCTTGGTCTCAAGCAAAATATTCAATAAATAAAGGAATTTGGGGAACAAGCGTTGGAGGTGTTGAAACACTAACATCACACCAAGCATTACCAGAAGAAGCATATCCAAGTCAGTTAGAAAAAACTGAGCCATCAGATTTAAAACTTCATTTTGAAAAAGGTCAGTTGGTTGGAGTAAATGATGAAATGGATACACCTGTAAACAATATTTTAAAAGTTGAAGAACTAGCTTCAAAATATGCTATTGGTAGAGATATTCATGTTGGAGATACCATTGTTGGTATTAAAGGAAGGGTTGGATTTGAAGCAGCGGCTGCAACCGTAATTATTAAAGCGCATCATTTATTAGAAAAACATGTACTTTCTAAAGCGCAACAAAATTTAAAAGAAGGTTTAGGTAGTACTTACGGAACATTATTGCACGATGGACAATATTTTGAGCCTGTAATGAGAGATATTGAAGCTTATTTAACAAGCTCACAAAGAGTAGTAACAGGTGAAGTTTTTGTAACTCTAAAACCGTACCATTTCAGTTTAAATGGAATTGATTCTAAACACGATTTAATGAAATCTAAATTTGGTGAATATGGTGAAACAAATAAAGCTTGGGATGCAGAAGATGCTAAAGGATTTATTAAAATTTTAGGAACTGCTAATAAAATCTATCATAGCGTAA